The region GTTCTACGAAAAAGGCGCATATGCCAACCTGAGTGAAATGGCGCTGCACTACATCGGCGGTATCCTGTATCATGCTCCTGCATTGATCGCGCTGACGAACCCAAGCACCAACTCGTTCAAACGTCTGGTTCCTGGCTATGAAGCACCGGTCAACCTGGTCTATTCCAAGGGTAACCGTTCCGCTGCTGTCCGTATCCCGGTTGCTGCTGTGACACCTAAGGGCTGTCGCATCGAATTCCGTACACCGGACTCCACTGCTAATCCTTACCTGGCCTTCTCCGCTATGCTGATGGCTGGCCTGGACGGAATCAAGAAGAAGATCAACCCTGAAGAAATGGGCTACGGTCCGCTGGACAAGAACATCTACGAATTGTCTGATGCAGACAAAGAGAAGATCCGCAGCGTTCCTGGTTCCCTGGACGAAGCGCTGGATGCACTGGAGGCTGACTTCGAATTCCTGACTGAGGGCGGCGTATTCACTAAGGACTTCATCGATAACTATATCGCCCTGAAGCGTTCCGAAGCTCAAGCTGTTGCCATCCGCGTTCATCCGCATGAATACTCCCTGTACTTCGACGTATAAGATAAGCTAGTCTATTGTAATATAGTACGATAGAAAGGCCCCTGGAATCATTGATTCCGGGGGCTTTTTGCGTGCGGCAATTCGTGCTGGAGGGTGGGGTGGAAGGGTGGATAGTATAGGGAAAAGGTGAAAAGGTAAAAGGTGAAGGGGATAAATCCCTCTGATTTAAGTGGGAGTTGGCTAGAAGGTCAGAAGAAAGGGAAAAATCCCTTTGATTTAGCTGGAAGTTGGCAAATGGATGAAATGAAAGGGATAAATCCCTCAGATTCAGCGAAAAGTTGGCTCGGAAGTAAAATGAGAGGGATAATTCCCTCTGTTGGTGCTGCTGCTCATTAAACTGATTGGGAGTAATGATGAAGAGCATTAGTGCACCTGAATCCGGCAAAAGCGGGCAAATGAGCTAAATGAGGAGCACAAGTGCACCAGAATTCGGCAAAATTGGACAAACGAGCTAAATGAGGAGCACAAGTACACCTGAATTCGGCAAAAGTGGGCAAACGAGCTAAATGAAGAGCACGAGTGCACTAGAATTCGGCAAAAGTGGGTAAACGAGCTAAATGAGGAGCACAAGTGCACCTGAATTCGGCCAAAGTGGGCAAACGAGCTAAATGAAGAGCACTAGTGCACCTGAATTCGGCAAAAGTGGGTAAACGAGCTAAATGAGGAGCACAAGTGCACCTGAATTCAGCAATATTGGGCAAATGAGCTAAATGTGGGGCATTAGTGCACCTTATTTTGGTGAATATTTGCTAGTTGAGTAAAGGTGGAAGCTCATTTGCACTTGTTACAAATAGCTTTATATTGTGTTTTCGTAAAGTTTCGTTACAAAAATAGTATTATTGTAATGAAATTGCAATTACATATGATGCTTTGAGCTTTAAAGTATAAAATTTGCACATTTATCTCTGCTCATAAGTTACAAATAACGCTTTACAAAGGGAAATAACGGTGTGATAATGAAACCGAAACCGATTTCGGAAAGCGGTATCGGGAATTTCGGTTATGTGTTATTGCAATTATGTGGTTGAGCAATTATGTGGTCATACGCAAACAAGAAGAGATCTGCTGTCATGGAACAGGGAGGATGAATGTATTGAAGGATCAATCAAAGGTGACAAGAACAGGCTGGAGCTTCACCGGAAATAACGGGGACTTTCGGCTGGAGCAGCCGGACCGGAGCAGCTTTTTATATTTTCCGCTAGTGAATGAAGGGGGCATGATGTCCTCGGTCAGTCCTAAGCTGCATGGTCAGGCCACTTCGGGCCATAATACTTTTCTGACACCACCCATCTCGGTGGAGGATCTGCATAATTCCCGCGCCTCGCGTAATTTCTGGGTATACATTGAAGGCAAGGGCGCCTGGTCGGCTGCGGGTAATTCTGCACGGCAGAATGCGGCATTCTATGGAGAAGCAGCAGATGAATCCTTGCTGGAGGCAGGACTCTTGTGGCATCGAGTGACCCGGGAGAGTAAGGAGCTGGGTCTGAGAGCGGAGATCACAAGCTTCGTACCCTGCGGGAGCGACAAGGTTGAGCTGATGAAGGTGGTACTTACGAACAGCGGTACAGAGGCGATTAAGCTGACTCCTACTGCGGCTATTCCGCTATATGCGCGTTCAGCAGACGATTTGCGCGATCACCGGCATGTCACCTCGCTGCTGAACCGGATCTATACTTCGGCTTGTGGTGTAGAGGTGCAGCCTGCCCTGTCCTTCGACGAACGCGGCCACCGGGTGAATCATACTTCTTACGGGGTATTCGGGACTGACGGGAGCGGAGCGCAGCCAACCGGATTATTCCCGGTGCAGGAGGAATTCATCGGCGAGGGCGGAAGTCTGGACTGGCCGGAAGCAGTCGTGAACAATCTGGCGCCGCCGATTGGGGAAGACGGCGGAGTGCCTTGGGAAGGATATGAGGCGCTGGGGGGACTGCGGTTCGCCGCGATTACTCTGGAGCCGGGTCAGAGCCATTCTTATGTCGTAGTCATGGCGATTGACAATGATAGAATCGATGTGCAGGCGCTGATGGCCAAATATGGCTCGGCTGCGGCTTTTGACGCGTTGCTTGAAGAGAATAAGCGCTTCTGGGCGGATAAAGTCAATACGGTAGAATTCCATACCGGAGATCATGCTGCTGACGAATGGATGAAATGGGTGACACTGCAGCCGGTGCTGCGCAGACTGTACGGCAACTCGTTCCTGCCTTACCACGATTATGGCAGAGGGGGACGCGGCTGGCGCGATCTCTGGCAGGATTGCCTGGCTCTATTAATCATGGAACCTGCGGATGTGCGCAGCCTGCTGCTGAACAACTATGCCGGAGTTCGAATTGACGGCAGCAATGCGACGATCATCGGGCAGCAGCCGGGCGAATTCATTGCCGACCGGAACAATATTCCACGGGTTTGGATGGACCATGGGGCGTGGCCGTTCCTGACTACTATGCTATACCTGGATCAGAGCGGGGATCTGGACTTCCTGCTGCAGGAGCAGACCTACTTCCGTGAT is a window of Paenibacillus sp. FSL H3-0469 DNA encoding:
- a CDS encoding cellobiose phosphorylase, with product MKDQSKVTRTGWSFTGNNGDFRLEQPDRSSFLYFPLVNEGGMMSSVSPKLHGQATSGHNTFLTPPISVEDLHNSRASRNFWVYIEGKGAWSAAGNSARQNAAFYGEAADESLLEAGLLWHRVTRESKELGLRAEITSFVPCGSDKVELMKVVLTNSGTEAIKLTPTAAIPLYARSADDLRDHRHVTSLLNRIYTSACGVEVQPALSFDERGHRVNHTSYGVFGTDGSGAQPTGLFPVQEEFIGEGGSLDWPEAVVNNLAPPIGEDGGVPWEGYEALGGLRFAAITLEPGQSHSYVVVMAIDNDRIDVQALMAKYGSAAAFDALLEENKRFWADKVNTVEFHTGDHAADEWMKWVTLQPVLRRLYGNSFLPYHDYGRGGRGWRDLWQDCLALLIMEPADVRSLLLNNYAGVRIDGSNATIIGQQPGEFIADRNNIPRVWMDHGAWPFLTTMLYLDQSGDLDFLLQEQTYFRDTFMNRCKDRDASWEPGAGSSLRTTAGEEYTGTILEHILLQNLVPFFNVGEHNNILLEGADWNDGLDMAAQRGESVTFTAFYASNLLDLSKLLITLKERTGGDTLELAEEMVLLLDSLGQAVDYESVTAKHELLSRFYAAAPNKVSGVRAVLKLEEVAADLARKAEWIFDHLRRNEWVESGHGDGWFNGYYNNNGERVEGEWTESTRMTLTGQVFPLLGHAAAPEQIPAIISAVERNLYDEKIGYRLNSNFGGIQQNLGRAFGFAFGHKENGAMFSHMTVMYGNALYKRGYVKEGRKVLDSLYNLSANFEVSRMYPGIPEYINEQGRGMYTYLTGSASWLLLTMVTEVFGVKGKLGDLLLQPKLVNEQFDGDKSASIKTIFAGRELKVVYTASGSTEYGEYQIHAVRLNGSEVTLHRVSEGAVIPRSLLTDLSEGEVHLLEVELA